Proteins encoded by one window of Streptomyces sp. NBC_01477:
- the rpsI gene encoding 30S ribosomal protein S9, translated as MAETTAETVIEGDEPFEEITTFESEAVEGEYTSESLASRFGDPQPAAGTGRRKQSIARVRIVPGSGKWKINGRTLEGYFPNKVHQQEVNEPFKVLELDNRYDVIARISGGGISGQAGALRLGVARALNEADVDNNRGPLKKAGFLTRDDRAVERKKAGLKKARKAPQFSKR; from the coding sequence GTGGCTGAGACCACTGCCGAGACCGTCATCGAGGGCGACGAGCCTTTCGAGGAGATCACCACCTTCGAGTCCGAGGCCGTCGAGGGGGAGTACACCTCCGAGTCGCTCGCCTCGCGCTTCGGCGACCCGCAGCCGGCTGCCGGCACCGGCCGCCGCAAGCAGTCCATCGCCCGCGTCCGGATCGTCCCGGGCAGCGGAAAGTGGAAGATCAACGGCCGCACCCTTGAGGGCTACTTCCCGAACAAGGTGCACCAGCAGGAAGTCAACGAGCCCTTCAAGGTGCTCGAACTCGACAACCGCTACGACGTCATCGCCCGCATCAGCGGCGGCGGCATCTCGGGCCAGGCCGGTGCGCTGCGCCTCGGTGTCGCCCGTGCGCTGAACGAGGCCGACGTCGACAACAACCGCGGCCCGCTCAAGAAGGCCGGCTTCCTGACCCGTGACGACCGTGCGGTCGAGCGGAAGAAGGCCGGTCTGAAGAAGGCCCGCAAGGCGCCGCAGTTCAGCAAGCGCTAG
- a CDS encoding holo-ACP synthase, whose protein sequence is MIVGVGIDVAEIDRFAAALERSPGLAERLFTPAELRLPSGDPRGAASLAARFAAKEALAKALGAPPGLVWLDAEVSTEPSGRPSLAVTGTVAARAAELGVRSWHLSLSHDAGVASAVVIAEG, encoded by the coding sequence ATGATCGTCGGGGTCGGCATCGACGTCGCCGAGATCGACCGTTTCGCCGCCGCCCTGGAGCGCAGCCCGGGCCTGGCGGAACGCCTGTTCACACCCGCGGAATTGCGGCTGCCCTCCGGCGACCCGCGCGGCGCTGCCTCCCTCGCGGCCCGTTTCGCGGCCAAGGAGGCGCTGGCCAAGGCGCTCGGCGCGCCGCCGGGACTGGTCTGGCTCGACGCCGAGGTCTCCACTGAGCCCTCGGGCCGCCCGTCGCTTGCCGTCACCGGTACGGTCGCCGCCCGCGCGGCCGAACTCGGCGTCCGCAGCTGGCACCTGTCCCTCAGCCATGACGCGGGCGTCGCCTCGGCCGTGGTGATCGCGGAGGGCTGA
- the coaA gene encoding type I pantothenate kinase, producing the protein MLTVTTTPTAPASPFVDLTREQWSALRDRTPLPLTAEEVERLRGLGDVIDLDEVVDVYLPLSRLLNLYVAAHSGLRGALNTFLAGAAGGPQPGTPFVIGVAGSVAVGKSTTARLLQALLARWPEHPRVELVTTDGFLLPNAELLRRGLMSRKGFPESYDRRALTRFVADVKSGKAVVTAPVYSHLFYDIVPGELLTVRRPDILIVEGLNVLQPALPGQDGRTRVGLADYFDFSVYVDARTEDIERWYLGRFRKLRETAFQNPDSYFTKYTRVAEDEAMDYARMVWQTVNRPNLEQNVLPTRSRATLVLRKNQDHKVQRLSLRKL; encoded by the coding sequence ATGCTCACCGTGACCACCACGCCGACCGCGCCCGCCAGCCCCTTCGTCGACCTGACGAGGGAGCAGTGGAGCGCGCTGCGCGACCGCACCCCGCTGCCGCTGACCGCCGAGGAGGTGGAGCGGCTGCGCGGGCTCGGCGACGTCATCGACCTGGACGAGGTGGTGGACGTCTACCTACCGCTGTCCCGGCTGCTGAATCTCTACGTGGCCGCGCACAGCGGCCTGCGCGGCGCCCTGAACACCTTCCTGGCCGGCGCGGCGGGCGGCCCGCAGCCGGGCACACCGTTCGTCATAGGCGTGGCCGGGAGCGTGGCGGTGGGCAAGTCCACCACCGCCCGGCTGCTCCAGGCGCTGCTGGCGCGCTGGCCCGAGCACCCGCGGGTCGAGCTGGTCACCACCGACGGCTTCCTGCTGCCCAACGCGGAATTGCTGCGGCGCGGCCTGATGTCGCGCAAGGGCTTCCCCGAGTCGTACGACCGGCGCGCGCTGACCCGCTTCGTCGCCGACGTGAAGTCCGGCAAGGCCGTGGTCACCGCGCCGGTCTACTCCCACCTCTTCTACGACATCGTGCCCGGCGAGCTGCTCACCGTCCGCAGGCCCGACATCCTCATCGTCGAGGGCCTCAATGTGCTCCAGCCCGCGCTGCCAGGGCAGGACGGCCGCACCAGGGTCGGGCTCGCCGACTACTTCGACTTCAGCGTCTATGTCGACGCCCGCACCGAGGACATCGAGCGGTGGTATCTCGGCCGCTTCCGCAAGCTGCGCGAGACCGCGTTCCAGAACCCGGACTCGTACTTCACGAAATACACCCGGGTGGCCGAGGACGAGGCGATGGACTACGCCCGGATGGTCTGGCAGACCGTCAACCGGCCCAACCTCGAACAGAATGTGCTGCCGACCCGCAGCCGGGCGACGCTGGTCCTGCGCAAGAACCAGGACCACAAGGTGCAACGCCTGTCCCTGCGCAAATTGTGA
- a CDS encoding NAD(P)H-hydrate dehydratase, protein MRYAHTVQAVRDAEGALMARLPEGALMQRAAAGLAAVGADVLGRVYGSRVVVLAGSGSNGGDALYAGARLARRGAGVTAVLLSPERAHAGGLAALRAAGGRVAEADAGLAAVARAHLVYDGVVGIGGKGGLRPQAADLVRAAYDARAAVVAVDLPSGVDADTGEVAGEAVHADVTVTFGTYKPGLLIDPAAGLAGALRLIDIGLDADLGAPAVEALQHTDVAALLPRPSGESDKYRRGVVGVVAGSDRYPGAAVLAVSGAIRGGAGAVRYVGGGAAAVLARHPETLVSTGSPHDAGRVQAWVVGPGLGDSADARAAVAEVLDSDVPVLVDADGLRLMSRETVAARTAPTVLTPHAGEAAALLGRPREDIEAGRLDAVRALSAAYRATVLLKGSTTLVAAPDGGPVRVNPTGTAWLATAGSGDILSGLTGSLLAAGLAARDAASVGAYLHGLAARLTEGPLTAMDVAESIPAAWRS, encoded by the coding sequence ATGAGGTACGCGCACACGGTGCAGGCCGTACGGGACGCGGAGGGCGCGCTCATGGCGCGGCTGCCGGAAGGGGCGCTCATGCAGCGGGCCGCCGCCGGGCTCGCGGCGGTCGGCGCCGATGTGCTCGGGCGGGTGTACGGGTCCAGGGTCGTCGTGCTCGCCGGGAGCGGCAGCAACGGCGGCGACGCGCTCTACGCCGGGGCGCGGCTGGCGCGGCGCGGCGCGGGGGTCACCGCGGTGCTGCTGTCGCCCGAGCGGGCGCACGCCGGCGGGCTCGCGGCGCTGCGGGCCGCCGGCGGCCGGGTCGCGGAAGCGGACGCCGGGCTCGCGGCCGTCGCCCGCGCCCACCTCGTCTACGACGGCGTCGTCGGCATCGGCGGCAAGGGCGGGCTGCGCCCGCAGGCCGCGGACCTGGTGCGGGCCGCCTACGACGCGCGGGCCGCGGTCGTGGCCGTCGACCTGCCCAGCGGGGTCGACGCCGACACCGGCGAGGTCGCGGGGGAGGCCGTGCACGCCGATGTCACCGTCACCTTCGGCACGTACAAGCCGGGGCTGCTCATCGACCCGGCCGCCGGGCTCGCGGGCGCCCTGCGGCTCATCGACATCGGCCTGGACGCGGACCTGGGCGCGCCCGCGGTCGAAGCGCTCCAGCACACCGACGTGGCCGCGCTGCTGCCGCGGCCGAGCGGGGAGAGCGACAAATACCGGCGCGGGGTCGTGGGCGTCGTCGCCGGCTCCGACCGCTACCCGGGCGCCGCGGTGCTCGCCGTCTCCGGCGCCATTCGCGGCGGCGCGGGGGCTGTCCGCTACGTCGGCGGCGGGGCCGCCGCCGTTCTGGCCCGGCACCCCGAGACGCTGGTCTCCACCGGCTCCCCGCATGACGCGGGCCGCGTGCAGGCCTGGGTCGTCGGACCCGGGCTCGGCGACTCCGCCGACGCCAGGGCCGCGGTCGCGGAAGTCCTGGACTCCGATGTGCCCGTCCTCGTCGACGCGGACGGGCTGCGCCTCATGAGCCGCGAGACGGTCGCGGCCCGGACCGCGCCGACCGTGCTCACCCCGCACGCCGGGGAGGCGGCGGCGCTTCTCGGGCGGCCCCGTGAGGACATCGAGGCGGGCCGCCTGGACGCCGTACGCGCCCTTTCCGCGGCCTACCGCGCCACCGTCCTGCTCAAGGGCTCCACCACGCTTGTCGCGGCGCCGGACGGCGGCCCCGTCCGCGTCAACCCCACCGGTACGGCGTGGCTCGCCACCGCGGGCAGCGGTGACATCCTCTCCGGCCTCACCGGTTCCCTCCTGGCGGCCGGCCTCGCGGCCCGCGACGCCGCCTCGGTCGGCGCCTACCTCCACGGTCTGGCGGCCCGCCTCACCGAGGGGCCGCTCACGGCGATGGATGTGGCCGAGTCCATCCCGGCGGCCTGGCGCAGCTGA
- the rplM gene encoding 50S ribosomal protein L13, translating into MRTFSPKPGDVQRQWHVIDAQDVVLGRLATQAATLLRGKHKPIYAPHVDTGDFVIIINADKVHLSGNKRTQKMAYRHSGYPGGLRSVRYDELLEKNPEKAVEKAVKGMLPKNTLGRQMLSKLKVYSGDQHPHAAQQPVPFEITQVAQ; encoded by the coding sequence GTGCGTACGTTCAGCCCCAAGCCCGGCGATGTCCAGCGCCAGTGGCATGTCATCGACGCGCAGGACGTTGTCCTGGGCCGTCTGGCCACTCAGGCCGCCACCCTTCTGCGGGGCAAGCACAAGCCCATCTACGCGCCCCACGTCGACACCGGCGACTTCGTCATCATCATCAACGCCGACAAGGTCCACCTCTCGGGTAACAAGCGGACCCAGAAGATGGCCTACCGCCACTCGGGCTACCCGGGCGGTCTGCGTTCCGTGCGCTATGACGAGCTGCTGGAGAAGAATCCCGAGAAGGCCGTCGAGAAGGCCGTCAAGGGCATGCTTCCGAAGAACACCCTGGGCCGTCAGATGCTCTCCAAGCTGAAGGTCTACTCGGGCGACCAGCACCCGCACGCTGCCCAGCAGCCGGTGCCGTTCGAGATCACCCAGGTCGCGCAGTAG
- the glmM gene encoding phosphoglucosamine mutase, whose translation MGRLFGTDGVRGIANADLTAELALGLSVAAAHVLAEAGTFAGHRPVAVVGRDPRASGEFLEAAVVAGLASAGVDVLRVGVLPTPAVAYLTGALGADLGVMLSASHNAMPDNGVKFLARGGHKLDDDLEDQIEKIYEEHRTGAPWLRPTGAGVGRVRDYDEGFDQYVAHLIGVLPNRLDGLKVVLDEAHGAASWVSPEAFSRAGAEVVTIGAKPDGLNINDGCGSTHLDLLKAAVVEQGADFGIAHDGDADRCLAVDAAGEEVDGDQILAILAVALHERGELRGNTVVGTVMSNLGFKLAMEREGITLVQTAVGDRYVLESMKEHGYALGGEQSGHVIVLDHATTGDGTLTGLLLAARVMETGRPLADLAAVMQRLPQVLINVPDVDRSRAATAPELVAAVAEAEAELGATGRVLLRPSGTEPLVRVMVEAADIDHARSVAGRLADVVKSSLG comes from the coding sequence GTGGGACGACTCTTCGGCACCGACGGGGTCCGCGGTATCGCCAACGCGGACCTCACCGCCGAGCTGGCGCTGGGCCTGTCGGTCGCGGCGGCGCATGTTCTGGCGGAAGCGGGGACCTTCGCCGGGCACCGGCCGGTCGCGGTGGTCGGGCGCGATCCGCGCGCCTCGGGCGAATTCCTGGAGGCCGCCGTCGTGGCGGGCCTCGCGAGCGCGGGCGTGGACGTCCTGCGGGTCGGTGTGCTGCCCACCCCGGCGGTGGCGTATCTCACCGGTGCGCTGGGCGCCGACCTCGGCGTGATGCTGTCCGCCAGCCACAACGCGATGCCCGACAACGGGGTGAAGTTCCTGGCCCGCGGCGGCCACAAGCTGGACGACGACCTCGAGGACCAGATCGAGAAGATCTACGAGGAGCACCGCACCGGCGCCCCCTGGCTGCGGCCCACCGGCGCGGGCGTGGGCCGGGTGCGCGACTACGACGAGGGCTTCGACCAGTACGTCGCCCACCTCATCGGCGTGCTGCCCAACCGCCTCGACGGGCTCAAGGTCGTCCTCGACGAGGCGCACGGCGCCGCGTCCTGGGTGTCGCCCGAGGCGTTCTCGCGGGCCGGCGCCGAGGTCGTCACGATCGGCGCCAAGCCCGACGGCCTCAACATCAACGACGGCTGCGGCTCCACCCATCTGGACCTGCTCAAGGCCGCCGTCGTGGAACAGGGCGCCGACTTCGGCATCGCGCACGACGGCGACGCCGACCGCTGCCTCGCGGTGGACGCGGCCGGCGAGGAGGTCGACGGCGACCAGATCCTGGCGATCCTGGCGGTGGCACTGCACGAGCGGGGCGAGCTGCGCGGCAACACCGTCGTCGGCACGGTCATGTCCAACCTGGGCTTCAAGCTGGCCATGGAGCGCGAGGGCATCACCCTGGTGCAGACCGCGGTCGGCGACCGCTACGTCCTGGAGTCGATGAAGGAGCACGGCTACGCCCTCGGCGGCGAGCAGTCGGGCCACGTCATCGTGCTCGACCACGCCACCACCGGCGACGGCACCCTGACCGGGCTGCTGCTGGCCGCCCGGGTGATGGAGACCGGCCGCCCGCTGGCCGACCTCGCCGCGGTCATGCAGCGGCTGCCGCAGGTGCTGATCAATGTGCCGGACGTCGACAGGAGCCGGGCGGCCACCGCGCCCGAGCTGGTCGCGGCCGTCGCGGAGGCGGAGGCGGAGCTGGGCGCGACCGGGCGGGTGCTGCTGCGGCCCTCCGGGACCGAGCCGCTGGTCCGCGTCATGGTGGAGGCCGCCGACATCGACCACGCGAGATCGGTCGCGGGCCGCCTCGCGGACGTGGTGAAGTCCTCGCTGGGCTGA